Proteins from one Procambarus clarkii isolate CNS0578487 chromosome 8, FALCON_Pclarkii_2.0, whole genome shotgun sequence genomic window:
- the LOC138360335 gene encoding uncharacterized protein → MASPVDGRALGSGYDGRRTMYDSLGTCFRAITVYITLELLTVTVYITLELLTVTVYITLELLTVTVYITLVLLTVTVYITLVLLTVIVYITLELLTVTVFITLVLLTVTVYITLELLTVTVYITLELLTVTVYIMLELLTVTVYITLELLTVTVYITLELLTVTVYITLELLTVTVYITLELLTVTVYITLELLTVTVYITLELLTVTVYITLVLLTVTVYHAGASHITVYITLVLLTVTVYITLVLLTVTVYITLVLLTVTVYITLVLLTVTVYITLVLLTVTVYISLVLLTVTVYITLVLLTVTVYITLVLLTVTVYLTGASHITVYISLVLLTVTVYIYLELLTVTVYITLVLFTVTVYITLVLLTVTVYITLVLLTVTVYISLVLLTVTVYITLVLLTVTVYITLELLTVTVYITLVLLTVTVYITLELLTVTVYISLELLTVTVYVTLVLFTVTVNITLELLTVTVYIYVIKRMNVN, encoded by the exons ATGGCGTCCCCGGTTGATGGTAGGGCCCTTGGCAGTGGTTACGATGGGAGGCGTACCATGTACGATTCCCTCGGGACGTgtttccgggcaa TAACAGTGTATATCACGCTGGAGCTTCTCACAGTAACTGTGTATATCACGCTGGAGCTTCTCACAGTAACAGTGTATATCACGCTAGAGCTTCTCACAGTAACTGTGTATATCACACTGGTGCTTCTCACAGTAACTGTGTATATCACACTGGTGCTTCTCACAGTTATTGTGTATATCACGCTGGAGCTTCTCACAGTAACTGTGTTTATCACGCTGGTGCTTCTCACAGTAACTGTGTATATCACGCTGGAGCTTCTCACAGTAACAGTGTATATCACGCTGGAGCTTCTCACAGTAACTGTGTATATCATGCTGGAGCTTCTCACAGTAACAGTGTATATCACGCTGGAGCTTCTCACAGTAACTGTGTATATCACGCTGGAGCTTCTCACAGTAACAGTGTATATCACGCTGGAGCTTCTCACAGTAACTGTGTATATCACGCTGGAGCTTCTCACAGTAACTGTGTATATCACGCTGGAGCTTCTCACAGTAACAGTGTATATCACGCTGGAGCTTCTCACAGTAACTGTGTATATCACACTGGTGCTTCTCACAGTAACTGTGTATCACGCTGGTGCTTCTCACA TAACTGTGTATATCACACTGGTGCTTCTCACAGTAACTGTGTATATCACGCTGGTGCTCCTCACAGTAACTGTGTATATCACGCTTGTGCTTCTCACAGTAACTGTGTATATCACGCTGGTGCTTCTCACAGTAACTGTGTATATCACACTGGTGCTTCTCACAGTAACTGTGTATATCTCACTGGTGCTTCTCACAGTAACTGTGTATATCACGCTGGTGCTTCTCACAGTAACTGTGTATATCACGCTTGTGCTTCTCACAGTAACTGTGTATCTCACTGGTGCTTCTCACA TAACTGTGTATATCTCACTGGTGCTTCTCACAGTAACTGTGTATATCTACCTGGAGCTTCTCACAGTAACTGTGTATATCACACTGGTGCTTTTCACAGTAACTGTGTATATCACGCTCGTGCTTCTCACAGTAACTGTGTATATCACGCTTGTGCTTCTCACAGTAACTGTGTATATCTCACTGGTGCTTCTCACAGTAACTGTGTATATCACACTGGTGCTTCTCACAGTAACTGTGTATATCACGCTGGAGCTTCTCACAGTAACTGTGTATATCACGCTGGTGCTTCTCACAGTAACTGTGTATATCACGCTGGAGCTTCTCACAGTAACTGTGTATATCTCACTGGAACTTCTCACAGTAACTGTGTATGTCACGCTGGTGCTTTTCACAGTAACTGTGAATATCACGCTGGAGCTTCTCACagttactgtgtatatatatgttatcaaaaGAATGAATGTTAATTGA